In Leptodesmis sichuanensis A121, the following are encoded in one genomic region:
- the clpB gene encoding ATP-dependent chaperone ClpB, translating to MQPTNPNQFTEKAWEAIVRTPDIAKQAQQQQIESEHLMKALLEQEGLATSVFNKLGVNVQQLRDRTDEFIRKQPKISGAGGNVYLGRSLDTLLDRAENFRKQYEDEFISIEHILLAYPQDDRFGKALFAEFRVDDAKLKQAIDQIRGSQKVTDQNPEGKYESLEKYGRDLTQFARDGKLDPVIGRDDEIRRTIQILSRRTKNNPVLIGEPGVGKTAIAEGLAQRIVTGDVPESLKDRKLIALDMGALIAGAKYRGEFEERLKAVLKEVTESQGNIILFIDEIHTVVGAGATQGAMDAGNLLKPMLARGELRCIGATTLDEYRKYIEKDAALERRFQQVYVDQPSVEDTISILRGLKERYEVHHGVKISDSALVAAATLSTRYISDRFLPDKAIDLVDEAAAKLKMEITSKPEELDEVDRKILQLEMEKLSLQKETDRASRDRLERLEKELADLKEEQSSLNAQWQAEKDVITHIQKLKEEIDRVNTEVQQAERDYDLNRAAELKYGKLTDLNRQLQEAEQKLAATQTSGKSMLREEVTEADIAEIISKWTGIPLSKLVETEMQKLLHLEEELHKRVIGQDEAVIAVSDAIQRSRAGLADPNRPVASFIFLGPTGVGKTELAKALAAYLFDTEEAMVRIDMSEYMEKHAVSRLIGAPPGYVGYDEGGQLTEAIRRRPYAVILFDEIEKAHPDVFNIFLQILDDGRVTDSQGHTVDFKNTIIIMTSNIGSQYILDLAGDDSRYEEMRSRVTEAMRAQFRPEFLNRVDEFIIFHSLTKGELRNIVKLQTQRLEQRLSDRKMVLKLSDAAINWLAEVGYDPVYGARPLKRAIQRELETQIAKSILRGEFHDGDTIFVDVGENERLVFKRLPSEVITTQ from the coding sequence ATGCAACCAACCAATCCCAACCAATTTACTGAAAAAGCCTGGGAAGCGATCGTCCGCACTCCTGACATCGCCAAGCAGGCTCAGCAACAACAAATTGAATCGGAACACCTGATGAAAGCCCTGTTGGAACAGGAGGGGCTGGCCACCAGTGTGTTTAACAAGTTAGGTGTGAATGTGCAGCAGTTGCGCGATCGCACCGATGAGTTCATTCGCAAACAACCGAAGATTTCTGGCGCAGGTGGCAATGTGTATCTCGGTCGCAGTCTGGATACCTTGCTGGATCGGGCCGAAAACTTCCGTAAACAATACGAAGACGAGTTCATCTCCATCGAACATATTCTGCTGGCCTATCCTCAGGACGATCGCTTTGGCAAGGCTCTGTTCGCAGAATTTAGAGTGGATGACGCTAAGCTGAAACAAGCCATTGATCAGATTCGAGGGAGTCAAAAGGTGACGGATCAAAACCCTGAAGGTAAATACGAATCCCTGGAAAAATACGGGCGCGACCTGACCCAATTTGCCCGTGATGGCAAGCTCGATCCCGTGATTGGGCGCGATGATGAGATTCGCCGCACGATTCAAATCCTGTCTCGCCGGACGAAGAATAACCCGGTGCTGATTGGGGAGCCTGGTGTGGGGAAAACCGCGATCGCCGAAGGGCTGGCCCAGCGGATTGTCACTGGCGATGTGCCTGAATCCCTCAAAGACCGGAAATTGATTGCCCTGGACATGGGGGCACTGATTGCCGGAGCCAAGTACCGGGGTGAGTTTGAAGAGCGGTTAAAAGCGGTGCTCAAGGAAGTCACCGAGTCTCAAGGCAACATTATCCTATTTATTGACGAAATCCATACCGTGGTCGGTGCCGGTGCCACCCAAGGCGCGATGGATGCCGGGAACTTGCTGAAGCCGATGCTGGCACGGGGTGAGTTGCGCTGTATTGGGGCCACCACTCTGGATGAGTACCGCAAGTATATCGAGAAAGATGCGGCTCTAGAACGGCGATTCCAGCAGGTTTATGTGGATCAGCCCAGTGTAGAAGATACAATTTCCATTCTGCGCGGTCTGAAAGAGCGGTATGAAGTACACCACGGGGTGAAAATCTCTGACTCGGCACTGGTGGCGGCGGCAACCTTGTCTACTCGCTATATTTCCGATCGCTTCTTACCCGACAAGGCGATCGACCTGGTGGATGAGGCGGCGGCCAAGTTGAAGATGGAAATCACCTCTAAGCCGGAAGAACTGGATGAAGTCGATCGCAAAATCCTGCAGCTGGAAATGGAGAAGCTATCGCTCCAGAAGGAAACTGATCGAGCTTCCCGCGATCGCCTGGAACGGCTAGAAAAAGAACTAGCGGATCTAAAGGAAGAACAATCTTCCCTGAATGCCCAGTGGCAGGCTGAAAAGGATGTGATTACCCACATCCAGAAGCTGAAAGAAGAGATCGATCGCGTCAATACCGAAGTTCAACAGGCCGAACGGGATTATGACCTGAACCGGGCGGCTGAGCTGAAATATGGCAAGTTAACGGATCTCAATCGTCAGTTACAGGAAGCCGAACAGAAACTAGCTGCAACTCAAACTAGCGGTAAATCGATGCTGCGGGAAGAAGTGACGGAAGCAGACATTGCGGAAATCATTTCTAAATGGACGGGCATTCCGCTCAGCAAACTGGTAGAAACGGAAATGCAAAAGCTGCTGCACCTGGAAGAAGAACTACACAAGCGAGTCATTGGTCAGGATGAAGCGGTGATTGCCGTATCCGATGCGATTCAGCGATCGCGAGCAGGTCTGGCCGATCCCAATCGTCCCGTCGCCAGCTTTATCTTCCTTGGCCCGACTGGGGTGGGTAAGACTGAATTGGCAAAAGCGCTTGCCGCTTACCTGTTTGATACGGAAGAGGCGATGGTGCGGATCGATATGTCCGAGTACATGGAGAAGCACGCGGTCTCTCGTCTGATTGGTGCGCCTCCCGGATACGTGGGCTATGACGAAGGAGGACAACTCACGGAAGCGATTCGTCGCCGTCCCTATGCGGTCATCCTGTTTGATGAAATCGAAAAGGCTCACCCCGATGTGTTCAACATCTTCCTGCAAATCCTGGATGATGGCCGGGTTACTGACTCTCAGGGACATACAGTGGACTTCAAGAACACGATCATCATCATGACCAGCAATATCGGTTCCCAGTACATTCTGGATCTAGCCGGAGATGACAGCCGCTATGAAGAAATGCGGAGTCGAGTCACAGAAGCCATGCGTGCCCAATTCCGACCGGAATTCCTCAACCGGGTGGATGAGTTCATCATCTTCCACAGCCTGACGAAGGGCGAATTGCGGAACATCGTGAAACTGCAAACCCAACGTCTGGAGCAACGATTGAGCGATCGCAAGATGGTCCTCAAGCTGTCCGATGCGGCGATCAATTGGCTGGCCGAAGTGGGTTACGATCCCGTCTACGGTGCGCGTCCTTTGAAGCGAGCCATCCAGCGAGAACTGGAAACTCAGATCGCCAAGTCCATTCTGCGCGGTGAGTTCCATGATGGCGACACCATCTTTGTGGATGTCGGCGAGAATGAGCGGCTGGTCTTCAAACGCCTTCCCTCGGAAGTGATCACCACTCAATAG
- a CDS encoding GlsB/YeaQ/YmgE family stress response membrane protein: MNILAWIVLGLIAGAIAKAIYPGHQGGGILGTMILGIVGAFIGGTIYNLLTTGTLALGATSLSIGGIVVAVVGAIIALFLYYAFTRRGASY, translated from the coding sequence ATGAATATTCTGGCTTGGATTGTGTTGGGTCTGATCGCTGGTGCTATTGCTAAGGCTATTTATCCTGGTCATCAGGGGGGTGGCATTCTTGGCACAATGATTCTGGGTATTGTGGGTGCTTTCATCGGTGGTACCATTTACAACCTCTTAACCACAGGTACCCTGGCGCTGGGTGCAACCAGCTTAAGCATTGGTGGTATTGTTGTCGCTGTCGTTGGCGCGATCATCGCCCTGTTCCTGTACTACGCTTTTACCCGTCGGGGTGCTTCTTACTAA
- a CDS encoding glycoside hydrolase family 10 protein, with translation MSVILKNACRWPSQAIQSLLWISSFSATVLLTAQAPGSAQIKPSQIGRSPQPVNRSGPVVIPVSETVPLIPVPRMPSHEIRGVWLTNIDSEVLYSPQLLQKAVQDLAQLKFNTLYPVVWNWGYTQYPSQVAKRTIGHAIDPRPSGLRGRDVLAEVIQQGKKHGMTIIPWFEFGFMTTAASELATRNPDWITQRRDGSKIWLEGQHQRLWLNPFKPEVQQFIQDLILEIVTQYKVDGIQFDDHMGLPSEFGYDPYTVALYKQENNGKAPPANPKDPEWLRWRADKITKFMGQLVREVKARKPSITISIAPNPQSFSYENYLQDWDTWRRLGYVQELILQVYRTDMNAFNWELMQPEVQAAKQYIPVGIGVLTGLRNKPVPMSMIQEQVQVARDRGFLGVSFFFYETLWNLTNESKELRKDSLRDLFTPSVPRPTVD, from the coding sequence GTGTCTGTGATCCTAAAAAATGCTTGTCGCTGGCCATCTCAAGCGATCCAGTCGCTTCTCTGGATCAGTTCCTTCAGTGCGACGGTTTTATTAACTGCTCAGGCTCCAGGTTCTGCCCAAATTAAGCCTTCTCAGATCGGACGATCGCCGCAACCCGTCAATCGCTCTGGCCCAGTGGTGATTCCAGTTTCTGAAACTGTGCCCCTGATTCCAGTGCCTCGGATGCCGTCTCACGAAATTCGGGGAGTCTGGCTAACCAACATTGACAGCGAAGTGTTGTACAGCCCCCAGTTACTGCAAAAGGCTGTTCAAGATCTGGCGCAACTGAAGTTTAATACCCTGTATCCGGTGGTCTGGAACTGGGGGTATACCCAATATCCCAGTCAGGTCGCTAAACGGACGATCGGTCATGCCATAGATCCACGTCCCAGTGGCTTGCGAGGGCGAGATGTGCTGGCAGAAGTGATCCAGCAAGGAAAAAAGCATGGCATGACGATCATTCCCTGGTTTGAGTTTGGTTTCATGACTACAGCCGCATCGGAACTGGCAACCCGCAATCCGGACTGGATTACGCAACGACGGGATGGTTCCAAAATTTGGCTGGAAGGGCAGCATCAACGACTCTGGCTCAATCCCTTTAAGCCAGAAGTGCAGCAGTTTATTCAAGACCTGATTCTGGAGATTGTTACCCAATACAAAGTAGATGGCATTCAGTTTGATGACCACATGGGACTGCCATCGGAGTTTGGCTACGATCCCTACACGGTTGCCTTATACAAACAGGAGAACAACGGCAAGGCTCCTCCTGCTAATCCCAAAGATCCCGAATGGTTGCGGTGGCGGGCCGACAAAATTACTAAATTTATGGGGCAACTGGTCCGTGAGGTGAAAGCCCGGAAACCGTCAATTACTATCTCGATCGCCCCCAATCCCCAAAGCTTTTCCTACGAAAACTATCTGCAAGATTGGGATACCTGGCGACGTTTGGGCTACGTGCAGGAATTGATTCTGCAAGTCTACCGGACAGACATGAACGCCTTTAACTGGGAACTGATGCAACCGGAAGTACAGGCAGCTAAACAGTACATTCCAGTAGGGATTGGTGTATTAACAGGTCTAAGAAATAAACCCGTTCCCATGTCTATGATTCAGGAGCAAGTTCAGGTAGCCCGCGATCGAGGCTTTTTAGGAGTCTCTTTCTTCTTTTACGAAACCCTGTGGAACCTCACTAACGAATCCAAAGAACTCCGTAAGGACAGCTTGCGTGATCTCTTCACTCCTTCTGTTCCCCGACCTACGGTGGATTGA
- a CDS encoding amino acid ABC transporter substrate-binding protein, with amino-acid sequence MAHWITKTLTTFLLLLPLTACTESTPTGQDGSGQPKGRLATVLGRGKVICGVSGELPGFSFVDQDGKYSGLDVDVCRAIAAALFDNPDAVEYRNLNAKERFTALQTGEVDVLSRNTTWTMSRDTSVGLDFAPIVFFDGQGIMVKQASNIKTLADLKDKSICIQTGTTTEQNLTDQMQKRGIPYKPVVFEDVNTTFATYAEGRCDGVTADRSQLISRRTTLPNPGEHVILPDVLSKEPLAPAVASGDSAWADAVRWTIFSLLEAEELGITSQNIGQFTTSKDPTVRRFLGMEGELGKGMGVANDFAARIIKYVGNYGEIYDRNLGPQTKLNLPRGQNNLWTKGGLLFSPPFR; translated from the coding sequence ATGGCTCACTGGATTACTAAAACTCTCACTACCTTCTTACTCCTCTTGCCTCTAACGGCTTGTACGGAATCAACTCCAACAGGGCAGGATGGGAGTGGGCAGCCCAAAGGACGATTGGCGACGGTGTTAGGTCGAGGCAAAGTGATCTGCGGGGTGAGTGGAGAGTTACCAGGCTTTAGTTTTGTTGATCAGGATGGTAAATATTCTGGGTTGGATGTGGATGTGTGTCGGGCGATCGCGGCAGCCCTGTTCGACAACCCCGATGCCGTGGAGTATCGCAACCTGAATGCCAAGGAGCGGTTTACAGCCCTGCAAACGGGAGAAGTGGATGTTTTGAGCCGCAACACCACCTGGACGATGAGTCGGGATACCTCCGTTGGCCTGGACTTTGCCCCGATCGTCTTCTTTGACGGTCAGGGCATTATGGTGAAACAGGCCAGCAACATCAAAACCCTGGCCGATTTGAAAGATAAGTCCATTTGCATTCAGACGGGCACTACCACGGAGCAAAACCTCACCGATCAGATGCAAAAGCGGGGCATCCCCTACAAACCTGTGGTGTTTGAAGATGTAAATACCACCTTTGCCACCTATGCGGAAGGTCGCTGTGATGGAGTAACCGCCGATCGCTCCCAACTGATTTCTCGTCGCACCACGCTTCCCAACCCAGGAGAACACGTCATTCTGCCGGATGTGTTGTCGAAGGAGCCCCTCGCCCCTGCAGTTGCCAGTGGTGATTCAGCCTGGGCCGATGCGGTGCGCTGGACAATTTTTTCCCTGTTGGAAGCCGAGGAATTGGGCATTACCTCGCAAAATATTGGTCAGTTTACGACCAGTAAAGATCCCACCGTGCGACGGTTTTTGGGTATGGAAGGCGAGTTGGGTAAAGGCATGGGCGTGGCGAATGACTTTGCCGCTCGAATTATCAAATATGTGGGTAATTATGGGGAAATTTACGATCGCAACCTTGGCCCTCAAACTAAACTAAACTTGCCCAGGGGACAAAACAATTTGTGGACAAAAGGTGGCCTCTTGTTTTCCCCACCGTTTAGATAA
- a CDS encoding Ycf66 family protein, producing the protein MVNVGLGWSSIVGILLAASGLALYFLRSFRPKLARDHDIFFAAVALLCGGILFFQGWRQDPILQFGQFLLTGSAVFFAVESIRLRSVTTEQAKRTTPIVDDERPVSRVYKAELDDLDAFDQRSPITRRIRGSRDTRSERNDYRDEYDESARRRTSTRPDDDRYEGPGTSRRRRPRADEGMGDAPNYFLEDDRGPSARRGRGRGDIPPESTNPSPTSRSRRPRSTDDPVRPRGRSGYDEPPSQYVEYRPVDNDDDNWGDE; encoded by the coding sequence ATGGTTAACGTCGGGCTTGGTTGGAGCAGTATTGTTGGAATTTTATTGGCTGCCTCAGGGTTGGCGCTTTATTTTTTGCGCTCTTTTCGCCCGAAGTTAGCCCGCGATCACGATATTTTCTTCGCGGCAGTGGCTCTGCTCTGTGGCGGGATTTTGTTTTTTCAAGGATGGCGGCAAGACCCAATTCTGCAGTTTGGGCAATTTCTGCTTACGGGGTCAGCCGTTTTCTTTGCGGTTGAAAGTATCCGCTTACGCAGTGTGACAACAGAGCAAGCTAAACGCACTACCCCGATCGTAGATGATGAACGTCCGGTGAGTCGAGTCTATAAGGCTGAACTGGATGATCTGGATGCCTTTGATCAGCGATCTCCGATCACTCGACGGATTCGCGGTTCACGCGACACTCGTTCGGAACGTAACGACTATCGGGATGAGTATGATGAGAGCGCCCGTCGTCGCACGTCTACTCGTCCTGACGACGATCGCTACGAGGGGCCAGGAACTTCCCGCCGTCGCCGTCCCCGTGCTGATGAAGGTATGGGGGATGCGCCAAATTATTTTTTAGAGGACGATCGAGGGCCATCCGCCAGACGCGGTAGAGGCCGGGGAGACATCCCACCTGAAAGCACTAACCCCTCTCCGACTTCCCGCTCCAGACGGCCTCGTTCTACCGATGATCCCGTTCGTCCCCGTGGTCGCTCTGGCTATGATGAACCGCCCTCCCAGTATGTCGAGTACCGCCCTGTCGATAACGATGACGATAACTGGGGCGATGAATAG
- a CDS encoding chlorophyll a/b-binding protein codes for MTSETPEKLPPESPAVSPEPAFGWTPYAEQINGRFAMVGFTALLILEFFTKQDLFTWLGLR; via the coding sequence ATGACATCTGAAACTCCTGAAAAGTTGCCCCCAGAGTCCCCAGCCGTTAGCCCAGAACCCGCTTTTGGTTGGACTCCTTACGCCGAACAAATTAATGGCCGCTTCGCCATGGTTGGCTTTACGGCCTTACTGATCCTGGAATTCTTTACAAAGCAGGATTTATTTACGTGGTTGGGATTGCGGTAG
- a CDS encoding succinate dehydrogenase/fumarate reductase iron-sulfur subunit, which produces MQVLFKIFRQECDEIPKIREYTLEVEPGSTILDCLNRIKWEQDGTLAFRKNCRNTICGSCSMRINGRSALACKENVGSELRRLTMGFAENRNGSSAPPSRDSDIPVITITPMGNMPVIKDLVVDMTSFWDHLKAIAPYVNRTSTETPDREFLQTPEERARLNQPGNCILCGACYSDCNARDVNASFVGPHALAKAFRMVADPRDQTTEERLEQYNQGTSGVWGCTRCYYCNSVCPMEVAPLDQISKIKSEILDRKTSKDSRSIRHRKVLIELVKQGGWIDERLFGLRVVGNSFRDIPGLLSLGPLGLRMVARRKFPQRFDPSEGTATVRSLIESVQKLDKTAQFEPPTETPEPIGG; this is translated from the coding sequence ATGCAAGTCCTCTTCAAAATTTTTCGTCAGGAGTGTGACGAGATTCCTAAGATTCGGGAATATACCCTGGAGGTTGAGCCAGGAAGTACGATTTTGGACTGCCTGAATCGGATTAAGTGGGAACAGGATGGCACCCTGGCCTTTCGCAAAAATTGCCGCAATACGATCTGTGGTAGTTGCAGTATGCGAATTAATGGCCGTTCAGCACTCGCTTGTAAAGAAAACGTTGGCAGTGAACTTCGTCGCTTAACGATGGGATTTGCTGAGAACCGTAATGGTTCTAGTGCTCCTCCATCCCGCGATTCAGATATTCCAGTGATCACTATCACACCAATGGGCAATATGCCTGTGATTAAGGATCTGGTCGTGGATATGACGAGCTTCTGGGATCATTTGAAGGCGATCGCTCCCTATGTCAACAGAACCTCTACCGAGACACCCGATCGGGAATTTTTGCAAACGCCAGAAGAACGGGCACGGTTGAATCAGCCCGGAAACTGCATCCTCTGCGGAGCCTGCTATTCAGACTGTAATGCCAGGGATGTCAATGCCAGTTTTGTCGGGCCTCATGCCCTTGCCAAAGCTTTCCGAATGGTCGCAGATCCTCGTGACCAGACAACGGAGGAACGCCTGGAGCAATACAATCAGGGCACCTCTGGAGTGTGGGGCTGTACCCGTTGCTATTACTGCAACTCCGTTTGTCCTATGGAAGTAGCTCCTCTGGATCAAATCAGCAAAATTAAATCCGAGATTTTAGACCGTAAGACCAGTAAAGACAGTCGCTCCATCCGTCATCGCAAGGTTTTGATTGAACTGGTGAAGCAGGGGGGATGGATTGATGAGCGCCTGTTTGGGCTGAGGGTGGTCGGCAACTCCTTCCGTGATATTCCTGGTTTACTCAGTCTGGGGCCGTTAGGGTTACGGATGGTGGCTCGCCGGAAGTTCCCTCAACGGTTTGATCCCTCTGAAGGCACGGCAACGGTGCGATCGCTGATTGAATCTGTGCAGAAGCTGGATAAAACCGCTCAATTTGAGCCTCCCACTGAAACCCCTGAACCCATTGGAGGTTAA